One Papio anubis isolate 15944 chromosome 9, Panubis1.0, whole genome shotgun sequence genomic window carries:
- the NRIP2 gene encoding nuclear receptor-interacting protein 2 isoform X2 has protein sequence MSTKQEARRDEGEARTRGQEAQLRDRAHLSQQRRLKQATQFLHKDSADLLPLDSLKRLGTSKDLQPHSVIQRRLVEGNPNWLQGESPRVQALIHGQESRRRTSRTEIPALLVNCKCQDLLLRVAVDTGTQYNRISAGCLSRLGLEKKVLKASAGDLAPGPPTQVEQLELQLGQETVVCSAQVVDVESPEFCLGLQTLLSLKCCIDLERGVLRLKAPFSELPFLPLYQEPGQ, from the exons ATGAGCACCAAGCAGGAAGCCAGGAGAGATGAGGGAGAAGCCAGGACGAGGGGGCAGGAGGCACAGCTTCGAGACCGAGCCCACCTGAGCCAGCAGCGCCGGCTCAAACAGGCCACCCAGTTCCTGCACAAGGACTCGGCCGACCTGCTCCCGCTGGACAGCCTCAAGAGGCTCGGCACCTCCAAGGATTTG CAGCCGCACAGTGTGATCCAAAGACGCCTGGTAGAGGGAAACCCGAACTGGCTTCAGGGGGAGTCTCCCCGGGTGCAGGCCCTGATTCATGGCcaggagagcaggaggaggacCAGCAGGACAGAGATTCCAGCTCTTCTGGTCAACTGCAAG TGCCAGGACCTGCTGCTTAGAGTGGCCGTGGACACAGGCACCCAATACAATCGGATCTCTGCTGGATGTCTCAGCCGCCTGGG GTTAGAGAAGAAGGTCCTAAAAGCCTCAGCTGGGGACCTGGCCCCTGGGCCCCCAACCCAGGTGGAGCAGTTGGAGCTACAGCTGGGGCAGGAGACCGTGGTGTGCTCGGCACAGGTGGTGG ATGTCGAGAGTCCTGAATTCTGCCTGGGCCTGCAGACTCTGCTTTCTCTCAAG TGCTGCATCGACCTGGAGCGCGGAGTGCTGCGGCTGAAAGCCCCGTTCTCAGAGCTGCCCTTCCTGCCTCTGTACCAAGAACCTGGCCAGTGA
- the NRIP2 gene encoding nuclear receptor-interacting protein 2 isoform X1, producing the protein MSTKQEARRDEGEARTRGQEAQLRDRAHLSQQRRLKQATQFLHKDSADLLPLDSLKRLGTSKDLQPHSVIQRRLVEGNPNWLQGESPRVQALIHGQESRRRTSRTEIPALLVNCKCQDLLLRVAVDTGTQYNRISAGCLSRLGLEKKVLKASAGDLAPGPPTQVEQLELQLGQETVVCSAQVVGKSPLLQQPWCSPLTFLFRVGQRQRLSVPAAQGVPRDVLTIPHLRASALGSGDGVGREGARAERRAAVTAGNPQPLRFSNGSCRCRES; encoded by the exons ATGAGCACCAAGCAGGAAGCCAGGAGAGATGAGGGAGAAGCCAGGACGAGGGGGCAGGAGGCACAGCTTCGAGACCGAGCCCACCTGAGCCAGCAGCGCCGGCTCAAACAGGCCACCCAGTTCCTGCACAAGGACTCGGCCGACCTGCTCCCGCTGGACAGCCTCAAGAGGCTCGGCACCTCCAAGGATTTG CAGCCGCACAGTGTGATCCAAAGACGCCTGGTAGAGGGAAACCCGAACTGGCTTCAGGGGGAGTCTCCCCGGGTGCAGGCCCTGATTCATGGCcaggagagcaggaggaggacCAGCAGGACAGAGATTCCAGCTCTTCTGGTCAACTGCAAG TGCCAGGACCTGCTGCTTAGAGTGGCCGTGGACACAGGCACCCAATACAATCGGATCTCTGCTGGATGTCTCAGCCGCCTGGG GTTAGAGAAGAAGGTCCTAAAAGCCTCAGCTGGGGACCTGGCCCCTGGGCCCCCAACCCAGGTGGAGCAGTTGGAGCTACAGCTGGGGCAGGAGACCGTGGTGTGCTCGGCACAGGTGGTGGGTAAGTCCCCCCTTCTGCAACAGCCCTGGTGCTCGCCTCTCACCTTTCTCTTCAGGGTGGGGCAAAGGCAGAGACTTTCAGTCCCTGCAGCACAAGGAGTCCCCAGAGATGTTCTGACCATCCCTCATCTCCGTGCCAGTGCCCTTGGATCTGGGGATGGGGTGGGCAGAGAAGGAGCAAGGGCTGAGAGGAGGGCAGCAGTGACCGCTGGGAACCCTCAGCCTCTTCGGTTTTCAAATGGTTCCTGCAGATGTCGAGAGTCCTGA
- the TEX52 gene encoding testis-expressed protein 52 isoform X1: MASSRQRSLRGPSHPPHMEEPFLQMVQASESLPPSQTWAQREFFLPSESWEFPGFTRQAYHQLALKLPPCTDMKSKVRQRLIHPWKGGAQHTWGFHTWLDVCRLPATFPTRPDRPYDSNVWRWLTDSNAHRRPPTEHPIPPPSWMGQNSFLTFIHCYPTFVDMKRKKQVIFRTVKELKEVEKLKLRSEARAPPLDAQGNIQPPASFKKYRHISAGGRFEPQGLRLMPNPFPNNFARSWPCPNPLPHYQEKVLKLVLLPSAPLSQDLIRDFQTLLKDRTASPLHHLSKAQASKTPARKRKGRPGHS; the protein is encoded by the exons ATGGCCAGTAGCCGGCAAAGATCACTCAGAGGGCCCAGTCACCCACCTCATATGGAAGAACCTTTCCTGCAG ATGGTCCAGGCCAGCGAGTCCCTCCCGCCCTCCCAAACGTGGGCTCAGCGTGAGTTCTTCCTCCCCAGCGAGTCCTGGGAGTTCCCTGGCTTCACCCGGCAAGCCTACCACCAGCTGGCCCTGAAGCTGCCGCCCTGCACAGACATGAAGTCCAAGGTGCGCCAGCGGCTCATCCATCCTTGGAAAGGTGGCGCTCAGCACACCTGGGGCTTCCACACGTGGCTCGATGTGTGCCGCCTGCCTGCCACCTTCCCCACTCGGCCTGACAGGCCCTACGATAGCAATGTCTGGCGCTGGCTGACAGACTCCAATGCCCACAGACGCCCCCCCACGGAGCACCCCATCCCCCCTCCCTCCTGGATGGGGCAAAACAGCTTCCTGACTTTCATCCACTGTTATCCCACGTTTGTGGACATGAAAAGGAAGAAGCAGGTGATTTTCAGGACAGTGAAGGAGTTGAAGGAGGTGGAGAAGCTCAAGTTGAGGAGTGAGGCAAGAGCACCTCCACTCGATGCCCAGGGCAACATTCAGCCGCCAGCGAGCTTCAAGAA GTACCGGCACATATCCGCTGGTGGGAGGTTCGAACCCCAGGGCCTCCGGCTCATGCCCAACCCATTTCCCAACAATTTCGCCAGGAGCTGGCCCTGCCCGAACCCTTTGCCTCACTACCAGGAGAAGGTGCTAAAGCTGGTCTTGCTGCCCAGTGCGCCCCTGAGCCAGGACCTCATAAGGGATTTCCAAACCCTGCTAAAGGACAGAACTGCCTCACCCCTCCACCACCTCTCCAAGGCACAAGCAAGCAAAACTCCagcaaggaagaggaagggaagaccTGGGCACTCCTAG
- the TEX52 gene encoding testis-expressed protein 52 isoform X2, whose product MVQASESLPPSQTWAQREFFLPSESWEFPGFTRQAYHQLALKLPPCTDMKSKVRQRLIHPWKGGAQHTWGFHTWLDVCRLPATFPTRPDRPYDSNVWRWLTDSNAHRRPPTEHPIPPPSWMGQNSFLTFIHCYPTFVDMKRKKQVIFRTVKELKEVEKLKLRSEARAPPLDAQGNIQPPASFKKYRHISAGGRFEPQGLRLMPNPFPNNFARSWPCPNPLPHYQEKVLKLVLLPSAPLSQDLIRDFQTLLKDRTASPLHHLSKAQASKTPARKRKGRPGHS is encoded by the exons ATGGTCCAGGCCAGCGAGTCCCTCCCGCCCTCCCAAACGTGGGCTCAGCGTGAGTTCTTCCTCCCCAGCGAGTCCTGGGAGTTCCCTGGCTTCACCCGGCAAGCCTACCACCAGCTGGCCCTGAAGCTGCCGCCCTGCACAGACATGAAGTCCAAGGTGCGCCAGCGGCTCATCCATCCTTGGAAAGGTGGCGCTCAGCACACCTGGGGCTTCCACACGTGGCTCGATGTGTGCCGCCTGCCTGCCACCTTCCCCACTCGGCCTGACAGGCCCTACGATAGCAATGTCTGGCGCTGGCTGACAGACTCCAATGCCCACAGACGCCCCCCCACGGAGCACCCCATCCCCCCTCCCTCCTGGATGGGGCAAAACAGCTTCCTGACTTTCATCCACTGTTATCCCACGTTTGTGGACATGAAAAGGAAGAAGCAGGTGATTTTCAGGACAGTGAAGGAGTTGAAGGAGGTGGAGAAGCTCAAGTTGAGGAGTGAGGCAAGAGCACCTCCACTCGATGCCCAGGGCAACATTCAGCCGCCAGCGAGCTTCAAGAA GTACCGGCACATATCCGCTGGTGGGAGGTTCGAACCCCAGGGCCTCCGGCTCATGCCCAACCCATTTCCCAACAATTTCGCCAGGAGCTGGCCCTGCCCGAACCCTTTGCCTCACTACCAGGAGAAGGTGCTAAAGCTGGTCTTGCTGCCCAGTGCGCCCCTGAGCCAGGACCTCATAAGGGATTTCCAAACCCTGCTAAAGGACAGAACTGCCTCACCCCTCCACCACCTCTCCAAGGCACAAGCAAGCAAAACTCCagcaaggaagaggaagggaagaccTGGGCACTCCTAG
- the TEX52 gene encoding testis-expressed protein 52 isoform X3: MASSRQRSLRGPSHPPHMEEPFLQMVQASESLPPSQTWAQREFFLPSESWEFPGFTRQAYHQLALKLPPCTDMKSKVRQRLIHPWKGGAQHTWGFHTWLDVCRLPATFPTRPDRPYDSNVWRWLTDSNAHRRPPTEHPIPPPSWMGQNSFLTFIHCYPTFVDMKRKKQVIFRTVKELKEVEKLKLRSEARAPPLDAQGNIQPPASFKK; the protein is encoded by the exons ATGGCCAGTAGCCGGCAAAGATCACTCAGAGGGCCCAGTCACCCACCTCATATGGAAGAACCTTTCCTGCAG ATGGTCCAGGCCAGCGAGTCCCTCCCGCCCTCCCAAACGTGGGCTCAGCGTGAGTTCTTCCTCCCCAGCGAGTCCTGGGAGTTCCCTGGCTTCACCCGGCAAGCCTACCACCAGCTGGCCCTGAAGCTGCCGCCCTGCACAGACATGAAGTCCAAGGTGCGCCAGCGGCTCATCCATCCTTGGAAAGGTGGCGCTCAGCACACCTGGGGCTTCCACACGTGGCTCGATGTGTGCCGCCTGCCTGCCACCTTCCCCACTCGGCCTGACAGGCCCTACGATAGCAATGTCTGGCGCTGGCTGACAGACTCCAATGCCCACAGACGCCCCCCCACGGAGCACCCCATCCCCCCTCCCTCCTGGATGGGGCAAAACAGCTTCCTGACTTTCATCCACTGTTATCCCACGTTTGTGGACATGAAAAGGAAGAAGCAGGTGATTTTCAGGACAGTGAAGGAGTTGAAGGAGGTGGAGAAGCTCAAGTTGAGGAGTGAGGCAAGAGCACCTCCACTCGATGCCCAGGGCAACATTCAGCCGCCAGCGAGCTTCAAGAAGTAA